The DNA sequence GTGCCCGCGATCATCATGTGGCACCCTTCGCACGTCCGGCGTCGCAGATAGGCGGCCCCGGCGCTGCGTGCCGCCACCTTCTCGTACATCGCGACGAGGTCCGCGGGGATGGCGGCGACCAGCGCGCCGCGGTCGCGGGTCGCAGCATCGAAAGCGGCGGTGGCTTCGGCCACGATCCGCTTCGCCTCTGCACTGAGAGCCGTGCCCTCGTCGTTCGTCTGCGCGATGAGCGCTTCCTGTTCGGCGACGGCGGCTTCGGCGACCTCGAGCCGCTCCATGAGTTCGAGCTCAGCATCCTCGAGGTCGTTCTTGCGGCGGGCGAGGGACTGCAGCTCGCTCTCCAGCCCCTGCGCTTCTTTCGCGTTGCTCGTCGCCGCGAGCCGCTCCGCGTCGCGGGCGCGACGGGCGTCCACCATCGCCACGTCGGACTCGATGCGGGCGAGATCCGCCCGCAGATCGTCGCGGATGCCGAGACGCGATGTCAGCTCCTGCGACAGCGTCTGACGCTGCGTGATCAGCGCCTGCACGCGGGCAGCCTGAGGCGGATTGCGACGCGCGTTCTCAGCCTGTCGGATGCGGGTGTCGAGCTCGGCG is a window from the Microbacterium lacus genome containing:
- a CDS encoding zinc ribbon domain-containing protein, with product MNALPADQRRLVELAELDTRIRQAENARRNPPQAARVQALITQRQTLSQELTSRLGIRDDLRADLARIESDVAMVDARRARDAERLAATSNAKEAQGLESELQSLARRKNDLEDAELELMERLEVAEAAVAEQEALIAQTNDEGTALSAEAKRIVAEATAAFDAATRDRGALVAAIPADLVAMYEKVAARSAGAAYLRRRTCEGCHMMIAGTDLQTIRLAQTDAVVTCPECGCILVRAEDSGL